In Pseudomonadota bacterium, the following are encoded in one genomic region:
- a CDS encoding metal-dependent hydrolase has product MIGVATGGAYGVVGYLCGMPVQDSLIASGLLAAASVAPDVDTDSVPLKELASFLGACAGVVVTLCVQSYKYPVENAALIGIATYLAVRYGIAEMFLHFAVHRGIFHSILMAAFLSEIGYMLFSGERFYQSAAIFFGYVLHLILDEIWGFRKETAGTALKLWGKNWIVNIGLMVVMVGMGVFIWMQ; this is encoded by the coding sequence ATGATAGGAGTAGCCACAGGGGGAGCCTATGGTGTGGTGGGCTATTTGTGTGGAATGCCTGTCCAAGATAGCCTTATCGCTTCTGGGCTACTTGCAGCCGCTAGTGTTGCTCCCGATGTTGATACAGACAGCGTGCCCCTAAAAGAATTGGCATCTTTCTTGGGGGCATGTGCTGGTGTTGTTGTTACCCTGTGCGTGCAATCCTATAAATATCCAGTAGAGAATGCGGCACTAATTGGCATTGCTACCTATTTGGCGGTACGGTATGGCATTGCTGAAATGTTTCTTCATTTCGCTGTTCACCGTGGCATTTTTCACTCTATTTTAATGGCAGCTTTTTTGTCAGAAATAGGATACATGCTATTTTCGGGAGAGCGATTTTATCAGAGTGCCGCCATTTTCTTTGGTTATGTTTTGCATCTTATTCTTGATGAAATCTGGGGATTTAGAAAAGAAACCGCAGGCACAGCCCTTAAACTCTGGGGCAAGAATTGGATTGTCAACATCGGCCTGATGGTGGTGATGGTGGGAATGGGGGTGTTCATATGGATGCAATGA
- a CDS encoding DUF3228 family protein, with protein MIAVSEFVKRQTVDSEFSHFDGTWEELRARTQRNFDAGHTIPGYRDGVVLVNVEPGVPEHPGCFYSNIVELQEGDKLEGEYKARQPGEEPRKSTWAIGGRGFHFGKMPAVSVQIVLYRHDVLAENNEQSCDAEWEIISINASPYEGEMPMSPGTMMANHFHLNGGTETGWDNDRFVEELKKSVLFWKNKSKVRGT; from the coding sequence ATGATTGCAGTCAGTGAATTTGTGAAGCGTCAAACAGTCGATAGTGAATTCTCTCACTTCGATGGGACGTGGGAAGAACTACGTGCCCGCACTCAGCGTAATTTTGATGCTGGGCACACCATCCCTGGCTATCGGGATGGTGTTGTTCTCGTTAATGTTGAGCCCGGTGTCCCAGAGCATCCTGGTTGCTTTTACAGCAATATTGTTGAACTTCAAGAGGGCGATAAACTGGAAGGCGAGTACAAAGCCCGTCAGCCCGGTGAAGAGCCCCGCAAATCGACATGGGCGATTGGCGGAAGAGGATTTCATTTTGGGAAAATGCCCGCTGTCTCTGTGCAAATTGTTCTTTATCGCCACGACGTATTGGCGGAAAATAATGAACAAAGTTGCGATGCCGAATGGGAAATTATTTCCATCAATGCCAGTCCCTACGAAGGTGAAATGCCCATGTCGCCGGGCACGATGATGGCTAATCATTTTCACTTGAACGGAGGCACAGAAACTGGCTGGGATAATGATCGATTTGTGGAAGAATTGAAAAAATCTGTGCTGTTTTGGAAAAACAAATCCAAAGTGAGAGGGACATGA
- a CDS encoding glycosyltransferase produces the protein MEITDFEHLKEELITLYNYYQPVHKDILIVVRDQLKYVQGCIESIQANTEDFTIFIWDNGSSEPTASYLRSLDAVYHRSEENLGFIIPNNRLAEMGTSPYLILLNSDTIVWQDWDKAMIAWLKAHSQVALVGYQGCYLNENATSTWSDFGYNIDYVEGWSMALSRATFQEFGLFDEKNLQFAYGEDSDLCLRLKEAGHQVYAMYLGLVHHIGSRTTQQLMAEGYDFMGMVKQNHEYLKSRWFPSKSG, from the coding sequence ATGGAAATAACTGATTTTGAACATTTGAAAGAAGAGTTGATAACTCTTTATAATTATTATCAACCTGTTCACAAAGATATTTTAATTGTTGTGAGAGATCAATTGAAATATGTGCAGGGGTGTATCGAATCCATTCAGGCAAACACAGAAGATTTCACAATTTTTATTTGGGACAATGGATCATCTGAGCCAACTGCTTCTTATTTACGCAGTTTAGACGCTGTATATCATCGATCAGAAGAAAATCTCGGTTTCATCATTCCCAACAATCGATTGGCCGAAATGGGGACTTCCCCTTATTTGATTCTTTTGAATTCAGATACAATCGTGTGGCAGGATTGGGACAAGGCAATGATTGCTTGGCTAAAAGCCCATTCTCAGGTTGCTTTGGTAGGTTATCAGGGGTGTTATTTAAACGAAAATGCCACCTCTACTTGGTCTGATTTCGGATACAACATTGACTATGTAGAGGGGTGGTCGATGGCTTTATCTAGAGCTACTTTTCAAGAATTTGGGCTGTTTGACGAAAAAAATCTTCAATTTGCCTATGGCGAGGATAGCGATCTATGCTTGCGGCTCAAAGAGGCAGGACATCAGGTTTACGCCATGTATTTGGGGCTTGTCCACCACATCGGCAGTCGCACCACCCAACAGCTTATGGCAGAGGGATATGATTTTATGGGCATGGTTAAACAGAATCACGAATACCTAAAAAGCAGGTGGTTTCCCTCAAAAAGTGGGTAA
- a CDS encoding glycosyltransferase, whose translation MAKDFKARPLVSNVMTQAKVDIICPFHGQYQRLHTLCQGIWRHTKSHNYHLYIIDDNSPNRTYAPAYREAPRTTVIQNEKQLGFGGALQKGFEAGKNEWVVFVQSDCAIESGNWLQELLISHLKNPKAGMVSPRTNNPGVGDPRLKANKTDPPTQDVVLDKGYLPLYCALCRRDLFSKIGGFIKPYPLRYYEDEELAHRLKAYGLQEIVSGVSWVYHYGAATMGTLLKTKKEYQSIIEENRNRCIADLRSLKVLVDN comes from the coding sequence ATGGCAAAAGATTTCAAAGCCAGACCTTTAGTTAGCAATGTTATGACACAAGCCAAGGTAGATATCATTTGCCCCTTTCATGGACAATATCAGCGATTGCACACATTGTGTCAGGGTATTTGGAGGCACACAAAGAGTCATAATTACCATCTGTATATCATAGATGATAATTCCCCTAACAGAACTTATGCTCCTGCCTACCGGGAAGCTCCACGCACCACGGTAATTCAAAATGAGAAGCAATTGGGGTTTGGTGGTGCGTTACAAAAGGGATTTGAAGCTGGCAAAAATGAATGGGTGGTCTTTGTGCAGTCTGATTGTGCAATTGAATCTGGAAATTGGTTGCAAGAATTACTTATTAGTCATTTGAAAAATCCAAAAGCCGGGATGGTGTCTCCAAGAACAAATAATCCTGGGGTGGGTGATCCTCGTTTAAAAGCTAATAAGACTGATCCGCCCACACAAGATGTGGTTTTAGACAAGGGCTATCTTCCATTGTATTGTGCTTTGTGCCGTCGTGATCTTTTCTCCAAAATTGGCGGCTTCATAAAACCATATCCGTTACGTTATTATGAAGACGAAGAATTGGCCCATCGGCTGAAAGCGTATGGACTACAAGAGATTGTAAGTGGAGTTAGCTGGGTTTATCATTACGGAGCGGCTACAATGGGCACTTTACTAAAAACAAAAAAGGAGTATCAGTCAATAATAGAAGAAAATCGCAATAGGTGTATAGCTGACTTGCGATCTCTTAAGGTTCTCGTTGACAATTAG
- a CDS encoding class I SAM-dependent methyltransferase, producing MENLTPILENIDQIRHTLDELNRRVLELSINPQICSDSELQHEELKRLLSSPNWPEAICIDSLCIDEGDKKNRAVGILEVLKIFDIDPKDKKCLDYGCGEKYLVDAMAQTAKLSVGYDLLDNWHEIQKEIYDIVILYDVLDHAERETPVDILKKIKSVIHENSIIFIHFHPWCCGHGAHLYRSINKAYIQLFFNKNELKEMGCTLTPATEIIYPIRTYKQWIKDAGFKIVENEIHRSAVSEFFRQEPLLSKIEKIWGPRFTLDQMGIEFADVVIKL from the coding sequence ATGGAAAATTTAACACCAATTCTAGAAAATATTGACCAGATAAGACACACCCTCGATGAACTCAATCGACGTGTCTTGGAACTCAGCATAAATCCACAAATTTGCTCTGACTCCGAACTACAACATGAAGAACTCAAAAGGTTGTTATCCTCTCCAAATTGGCCAGAGGCAATTTGCATTGACAGCTTGTGCATAGATGAGGGAGACAAAAAAAACAGAGCCGTAGGCATTCTAGAAGTTCTTAAAATATTTGATATTGATCCCAAAGATAAAAAATGCTTGGACTACGGATGTGGAGAAAAATACTTAGTAGATGCTATGGCTCAGACAGCTAAACTATCCGTGGGCTATGATCTGTTAGATAATTGGCACGAAATTCAAAAAGAAATTTATGATATCGTCATATTGTATGATGTGCTGGATCATGCTGAACGAGAAACTCCTGTGGATATTCTCAAAAAAATAAAATCTGTTATTCACGAAAATTCAATAATTTTTATTCACTTTCATCCCTGGTGCTGTGGACATGGTGCTCATTTGTATCGATCAATTAATAAGGCATACATCCAGCTATTCTTTAATAAAAATGAATTAAAAGAAATGGGATGTACACTAACGCCAGCCACAGAAATCATCTACCCCATCAGAACCTACAAACAATGGATTAAGGATGCTGGCTTTAAAATTGTAGAAAATGAAATTCATCGTAGTGCTGTTTCGGAGTTCTTTAGACAAGAGCCTCTTCTCAGCAAAATAGAAAAAATATGGGGACCAAGATTCACATTAGACCAAATGGGCATAGAGTTTGCCGATGTAGTCATTAAACTTTAG
- a CDS encoding nucleotidyltransferase domain-containing protein: protein MPSVVELLEKKGLIHPPSWMADNVHYEVLMGSVAYGVSSDTSDMDVYGFCIPPKHIVFPHLDGEISGFGRQKERFEQFQNHHVKLEDALAGKGREYDLSIYNIVKYFQLCMDNNPNMVDSLFVPIECVLHSTQLGVMVRENRKLFLHKGCFQKFKGYAFSQLSKASNVRRDKLVVAIREFEDAHYIPHATTWAEAKNPETKYGIEVLGKVENRSDPLPEADYKYYNKLFADGMAQTKRFESQKIHNTDVKFLYHIVRLVDECEQILTLGDLDLRRAREHMKAIRRGEVSEEEVQAWFNLKEKQLEELYNREPSPVPYSPPEDRIKKLLLTCLEHHYGSLEKCIVEQDAAALALQDVVETLRKHKVV from the coding sequence ATGCCAAGTGTAGTTGAGCTATTAGAGAAAAAAGGATTAATCCATCCACCGAGTTGGATGGCGGATAACGTCCATTATGAAGTCCTGATGGGCTCTGTGGCTTACGGAGTTTCATCCGACACATCAGATATGGACGTTTATGGCTTCTGCATCCCTCCAAAGCACATTGTGTTCCCGCATCTTGATGGCGAAATTTCTGGCTTCGGTCGCCAAAAAGAACGTTTTGAACAATTCCAAAACCACCATGTCAAGCTTGAAGACGCCTTGGCTGGTAAAGGCAGGGAATACGATCTCAGCATCTATAATATTGTAAAATATTTCCAATTGTGCATGGATAACAATCCAAACATGGTTGATTCCTTGTTCGTGCCGATTGAGTGTGTTTTGCATTCCACCCAGCTTGGCGTCATGGTGCGGGAAAATAGGAAACTTTTTTTGCACAAAGGATGTTTTCAGAAATTCAAGGGATATGCTTTCAGCCAGTTGTCCAAAGCATCTAACGTGCGTAGGGACAAGCTGGTGGTTGCCATTAGAGAGTTCGAGGATGCTCATTACATTCCTCATGCCACAACTTGGGCAGAGGCAAAGAATCCCGAAACAAAGTATGGCATCGAGGTATTGGGTAAAGTCGAAAATCGAAGTGATCCATTGCCAGAAGCAGATTATAAATATTACAACAAGCTATTTGCTGACGGTATGGCACAGACCAAGCGATTTGAATCTCAGAAAATCCACAACACTGATGTGAAGTTCCTTTATCACATTGTGCGGTTGGTGGATGAATGCGAGCAAATTCTGACCTTGGGTGATTTGGATTTACGCCGGGCGAGAGAGCACATGAAAGCTATTCGTCGTGGCGAAGTCTCCGAGGAAGAAGTGCAAGCTTGGTTCAACTTGAAAGAAAAACAGTTGGAGGAATTGTATAATCGGGAACCTAGTCCAGTTCCTTACAGTCCTCCCGAAGATAGAATTAAAAAGCTTTTGCTTACTTGTTTAGAGCATCACTACGGCAGTTTAGAAAAATGCATTGTGGAGCAAGATGCTGCGGCTCTGGCTCTGCAAGACGTGGTGGAAACTCTACGCAAACATAAGGTGGTTTAA
- a CDS encoding PAS domain-containing protein, producing the protein MLQKLEIAHSILDEIPVGIFWKDRNSVYLGCNLWHAKVAGISAKDIVGKTDYDMPWSAMADKYISNDKQVITSQKKLDIVQSITINNNEEKWWRLTKLPLLVDGKVSGVLAIWQDITEIKDILDSLLSVLSACVEKSNKINKKLENYKF; encoded by the coding sequence ATGCTGCAAAAACTAGAAATTGCTCATAGTATTTTAGATGAAATCCCTGTGGGGATATTTTGGAAAGACAGAAATTCTGTCTATTTAGGATGCAATCTGTGGCATGCAAAGGTTGCTGGAATATCGGCAAAAGATATTGTGGGGAAAACAGATTACGACATGCCTTGGTCGGCAATGGCTGATAAATACATTAGCAACGACAAACAAGTAATAACCTCTCAAAAAAAACTTGACATAGTACAATCCATCACCATTAATAACAATGAAGAAAAATGGTGGAGGCTCACCAAGTTGCCACTGTTGGTCGATGGTAAAGTTTCTGGTGTTTTAGCTATTTGGCAAGACATCACCGAAATCAAAGACATTCTGGATTCATTGTTGAGTGTTCTGAGTGCTTGCGTAGAAAAAAGCAATAAAATTAATAAGAAACTTGAAAACTATAAGTTTTAA
- a CDS encoding PAS domain-containing protein: MLHTLEIAHNILDAIPLGIFWKDKNSVYLGCNKWHADRIGLTTGEIVGKTDYDLCWSAMADKYIQDDQAVMGLQETQEFVEESRIIGHDGKEVWAKTTKMPLIVNNQVIGVLGFWQDLTELDDFLTVLSKTLDQASSTTDKIGKKIDSHASHLFDKRQEENSNIFKQRQSENHYTFEKRQIEDKARFEADKILHQAKDNQTIVTRQAENDKLFTDRESEDKE, from the coding sequence ATGTTACATACATTAGAAATTGCTCATAATATTTTGGATGCTATTCCATTGGGAATATTTTGGAAAGACAAAAATTCAGTTTATTTGGGTTGCAATAAATGGCACGCAGATCGTATTGGATTGACCACAGGAGAAATTGTGGGCAAAACAGACTATGATTTATGCTGGTCTGCGATGGCGGATAAATATATTCAGGACGATCAAGCAGTAATGGGACTTCAAGAAACACAAGAGTTTGTAGAGGAGTCCAGAATTATTGGACATGATGGCAAAGAAGTTTGGGCAAAAACCACCAAAATGCCATTAATAGTCAACAATCAAGTCATTGGTGTCCTGGGATTCTGGCAGGATTTGACTGAGTTAGATGATTTTCTCACCGTCCTCTCAAAAACTCTTGACCAAGCATCGTCCACAACGGATAAAATCGGAAAAAAAATTGATAGCCATGCCAGTCACTTGTTTGATAAACGACAAGAAGAAAATAGCAATATATTTAAACAACGGCAATCTGAAAACCATTACACATTTGAAAAACGACAAATAGAAGACAAAGCCAGATTCGAAGCAGACAAAATACTGCATCAAGCTAAAGACAATCAAACAATTGTAACACGTCAAGCTGAAAATGACAAATTGTTTACAGATCGAGAATCCGAAGATAAGGAATAG
- a CDS encoding PCRF domain-containing protein, which yields MHAGEGGSDSCLFVYDLFAAYCKYAASNGFKAEMLDSVPGKVVGQFRGVGVGKAFSKEMGKHVIQRVPPTEKNGRWQTSVVGVAVLPMPPQQTQKLLPEYDLDIVAFKRSSGPGGQAVNKTSNAIRITHKPTKVQVVICTERSQQQNKAIALRIISAKVNEHKNSATQSAYDQGRKTQLGGGGRGDKIRTYNFIKKRAVDHRSGKKTNAVEQVIERGRFDLLI from the coding sequence ATCCACGCTGGCGAAGGAGGCTCTGATTCGTGCCTCTTTGTCTATGATTTATTTGCCGCCTATTGCAAATATGCGGCCTCCAATGGCTTTAAAGCTGAAATGCTAGATTCTGTTCCCGGCAAAGTCGTGGGACAATTTCGTGGCGTTGGCGTCGGCAAAGCCTTCTCCAAAGAAATGGGAAAACACGTCATTCAACGTGTGCCACCCACGGAGAAAAATGGTCGATGGCAAACCAGTGTTGTGGGGGTTGCTGTTTTGCCAATGCCACCTCAACAAACCCAGAAATTACTTCCTGAGTATGATTTGGATATCGTGGCATTCAAAAGAAGCTCGGGTCCAGGTGGGCAGGCAGTTAACAAAACGAGTAATGCCATTCGTATTACTCATAAGCCCACAAAGGTTCAGGTGGTTATTTGCACTGAAAGAAGCCAACAACAAAATAAAGCAATAGCTTTAAGAATTATTTCTGCCAAGGTGAATGAGCACAAAAATAGTGCGACTCAATCTGCTTATGACCAAGGAAGAAAAACCCAGCTTGGCGGCGGCGGCAGAGGTGATAAAATACGCACTTACAACTTCATCAAGAAGCGTGCGGTCGATCACAGAAGCGGCAAGAAAACCAATGCTGTTGAACAAGTCATTGAAAGAGGAAGATTTGATTTGTTGATCTAA
- a CDS encoding class I SAM-dependent methyltransferase: MHTRTELLNSLIQKNNYQTYLEIGTASGWNFNAIVINYKEGVDPTPTSECNPTHNMTSDEFFAQNDKKFDIIFIDGLHVAEQVDKDVENSLYVLNPGGIIILHDCNPLEEFWQTPTQQHTIWTGTVWKSLVKLRTRTNLLVGVINIDFGCGFVKQGKQKPVELHTDLTYALLETNRQEWLNLMSPEEFYSLIEPTAK, translated from the coding sequence ATGCATACAAGAACAGAATTGTTGAATTCTTTAATTCAAAAAAATAATTACCAAACCTATTTGGAAATAGGCACAGCATCGGGATGGAATTTTAATGCCATTGTTATTAACTACAAGGAGGGAGTTGATCCTACGCCCACGTCAGAGTGTAATCCTACACACAACATGACTTCTGATGAATTTTTTGCTCAAAACGACAAAAAATTTGACATCATTTTCATAGATGGATTACATGTTGCAGAACAAGTAGACAAAGATGTTGAGAATTCATTATATGTTTTAAATCCTGGGGGTATTATTATTTTGCACGATTGTAATCCTTTGGAGGAATTTTGGCAAACACCAACTCAGCAACACACAATTTGGACAGGAACTGTGTGGAAATCACTTGTCAAATTACGAACAAGAACAAATTTGTTAGTGGGGGTTATAAACATAGATTTTGGATGTGGCTTTGTTAAACAAGGCAAACAAAAACCTGTAGAACTCCACACAGATTTAACATATGCTTTACTTGAAACCAATAGACAAGAATGGCTAAATCTCATGAGTCCAGAAGAATTTTATAGCTTGATTGAACCAACGGCAAAATAA
- a CDS encoding C1 family peptidase — MRKLKHVVWGLMLAVVVCSFSSCLKKDLPPKPPITISHLSLVVVHDPLNWTQENGRLLTDEAFRTYLDGQNHDIRLVYRGQPGKDLTKYFSYLDDLEKNGKPAALPYLLVGKAGEVVYGGAYPPDSEAAVKLVRELETVKKAPGAVAGGEKEVLWAAGAWRKLGGLKPAQPNLKTRWQGRVYTEDTPNEPLISRDKWVSVDFGRFIPEIADQDGQSSCCACAATQMAATLHKICGYKNEKWSIADLYRRGNNGSDDGMMLETALNLLTQEGICTTEYADMWNWQKPNYKKGYEADRAKHKLMKPFLCESLEQVGSAIQRCKPVVIGVFVTSKFEPDENGYIKRYAHKNGGGHALYLAGMQIKDGEVYYKVVNSWGKDWGKGGWAWIHESWIELGFGAWTAAVVSNDPDDPLVD, encoded by the coding sequence ATGAGGAAGTTAAAGCATGTAGTATGGGGACTTATGTTGGCGGTGGTGGTGTGTTCATTTTCTTCTTGTTTGAAGAAGGATTTGCCGCCCAAACCACCTATTACGATTTCGCATTTGTCTTTAGTAGTTGTTCATGATCCATTGAATTGGACACAAGAAAATGGACGATTGTTGACTGATGAAGCTTTTCGAACATATTTAGATGGGCAAAATCATGATATTCGGCTTGTCTACCGAGGACAACCCGGAAAAGATTTGACTAAATATTTTAGTTATTTAGATGACCTGGAAAAGAATGGCAAGCCTGCTGCTTTGCCATATTTGTTAGTTGGCAAAGCCGGGGAGGTGGTATATGGCGGTGCCTATCCCCCTGATAGCGAAGCAGCAGTCAAGTTGGTTCGTGAACTAGAAACAGTAAAGAAAGCCCCTGGAGCAGTGGCAGGCGGCGAAAAAGAAGTTCTTTGGGCTGCTGGAGCATGGCGAAAACTTGGAGGATTGAAACCGGCTCAACCTAATTTGAAAACCCGCTGGCAGGGTAGAGTATATACTGAAGATACTCCCAATGAGCCACTAATTTCACGAGACAAATGGGTTAGTGTAGATTTCGGTCGATTCATCCCAGAGATTGCAGATCAAGATGGACAAAGTAGTTGTTGTGCTTGTGCTGCAACACAAATGGCAGCCACTTTGCATAAAATTTGCGGCTATAAAAATGAAAAGTGGTCAATTGCTGATCTTTATCGTCGGGGCAACAATGGCTCTGATGATGGCATGATGCTTGAAACTGCGTTGAATTTGCTAACACAAGAGGGTATATGCACCACAGAATATGCTGATATGTGGAATTGGCAAAAGCCTAATTACAAAAAGGGCTATGAAGCCGATAGGGCAAAACATAAACTAATGAAGCCTTTCTTGTGTGAGTCACTAGAACAAGTCGGCTCAGCCATTCAACGATGCAAACCTGTTGTAATTGGCGTGTTTGTAACATCTAAATTTGAGCCAGATGAAAATGGTTATATTAAACGATATGCTCATAAAAATGGTGGTGGACACGCTTTGTATCTTGCTGGTATGCAAATCAAGGATGGCGAAGTTTATTACAAAGTAGTAAATTCTTGGGGCAAGGATTGGGGCAAGGGTGGATGGGCTTGGATTCACGAAAGCTGGATTGAACTTGGCTTTGGTGCCTGGACAGCCGCCGTTGTTTCAAATGATCCTGATGATCCACTGGTAGACTAA
- a CDS encoding HNH endonuclease produces MLFNEKALIIDPTAFTTYNWDDWSKLRVMDDEEGLRSAFQQFKIPEIILLTDYDKLPSRKVKFSRRMIHKRDNYTCGYCGKQPDLSELTIDHIVPRAQGGQTTWTNCTSCCINCNQKKDNRTPVQAHMKLRREVKKPEFSLFKVEKRFVYKSWKHFIDKMVSEAFWTTELENDNPKE; encoded by the coding sequence ATGCTTTTTAATGAAAAAGCATTGATTATTGATCCTACCGCATTCACCACATACAATTGGGATGATTGGTCCAAACTAAGGGTTATGGATGACGAAGAAGGTCTGCGTAGTGCATTCCAGCAGTTCAAAATCCCTGAGATTATTTTGCTGACGGATTATGACAAGCTGCCTAGCCGTAAGGTGAAATTCAGCCGAAGAATGATCCACAAGCGAGATAATTACACTTGTGGATATTGCGGCAAACAACCCGATTTGTCAGAGTTGACGATTGACCACATTGTTCCTCGTGCCCAAGGTGGACAAACAACTTGGACAAATTGCACAAGCTGTTGCATAAATTGTAACCAAAAGAAAGATAATCGCACTCCAGTGCAAGCCCATATGAAATTGCGGCGTGAGGTAAAGAAGCCAGAATTCAGCCTGTTTAAGGTTGAGAAGAGATTTGTATACAAGTCTTGGAAGCATTTCATAGACAAGATGGTATCCGAGGCTTTTTGGACGACTGAACTGGAAAACGACAATCCAAAAGAATAA
- the pth2 gene encoding aminoacyl-tRNA hydrolase, with protein sequence MSKIKQVIVIRKDLKMRRGKEIAQGAHAAMVFMSLRIQKAALHSSLGNRPHPAVNDLFSAAQWEWIEGNFAKVCCQCHSEAELKELYEKAKAAGLEAHTITDSGLTEFGGVPTLTALAIGPDLDEKIDPITGHLQLY encoded by the coding sequence ATGAGCAAAATTAAACAAGTCATCGTCATTCGTAAAGATTTGAAGATGCGAAGAGGCAAAGAAATTGCCCAAGGGGCTCACGCTGCTATGGTCTTTATGTCCCTAAGGATACAGAAAGCTGCTCTGCATTCTTCTTTGGGAAATCGACCGCATCCAGCAGTGAATGACTTGTTTTCGGCGGCACAATGGGAATGGATAGAGGGAAATTTCGCTAAGGTATGTTGCCAATGTCATAGCGAAGCTGAGTTGAAGGAATTGTACGAGAAAGCCAAGGCAGCAGGACTTGAAGCACACACAATTACTGATAGTGGTCTAACGGAATTTGGTGGAGTGCCCACCCTTACCGCTTTGGCAATTGGTCCTGACTTAGATGAAAAAATTGATCCGATTACGGGGCATTTACAATTATATTGA